In Deltaproteobacteria bacterium, a single window of DNA contains:
- a CDS encoding HAMP domain-containing protein — protein sequence YYKWEDPDGKIRDKFMICVPVEGGKYGIAATTYIDEFRSPIVRLKERFEKEAQEQMVAIGIMAIIALLVAITAAILISRRITQPLLHLAQVADRISMGDLGARIEVKTKDEIGVLAEALRRMEISLKAAIERLRRR from the coding sequence GCTATTATAAATGGGAGGACCCTGATGGCAAGATAAGGGATAAGTTTATGATATGTGTCCCTGTGGAGGGGGGCAAATACGGCATTGCGGCCACGACATATATAGATGAATTTCGTTCTCCTATCGTGAGGTTAAAGGAGAGGTTTGAAAAGGAGGCCCAAGAACAGATGGTGGCCATCGGTATCATGGCCATCATTGCGCTGCTTGTGGCGATAACAGCGGCTATATTGATCTCCCGGCGGATTACCCAGCCCCTGCTGCATCTGGCCCAGGTGGCCGATCGGATAAGCATGGGGGATCTAGGGGCGAGGATAGAGGTGAAGACCAAGGACGAGATCGGGGTATTGGCTGAGGCCTTGCGGAGGATGGAGATAAGCCTCAAGGCCGCCATCGAGAGGCTAAGAAGAAGATAG